One window of the Torulaspora delbrueckii CBS 1146 chromosome 6, complete genome genome contains the following:
- the MRPL15 gene encoding mitochondrial 54S ribosomal protein mL57 (similar to Saccharomyces cerevisiae MRPL15 (YLR312W-A); ancestral locus Anc_4.40), with protein sequence MILVTSKNTILQTRRQAVRLITYLHSGARVRGLKRDPESFLKNPKGLSYNALKQSEYQDKVIQILKLKELDINLPNDVILQCLTHKSFAHGSKPYNEKLCLLGTQFLKYQASIHSLKQSDLLSPVGEGKVQQSIKGLNFTNLGTQLGKLLISRPVTARFIKEKNLDSLIFWKMKDPLRDSHHNGETTIYSTVLNALVGGILATNGPTKAIEFVNSVLLNSESDVSLVKIANEHFQAKDTQR encoded by the coding sequence ATGATATTGGTAACATCGAAGAATACTATACTACAGACCCGTCGGCAGGCTGTTCGTCTGATCACTTATTTGCATTCTGGTGCCCGTGTTCGTGGTCTGAAGCGGGATCCAGAGAgttttttgaagaatccAAAGGGGTTATCATACAATGCATTAAAGCAGTCCGAATATCAGGATAAAGTTATACAGATTTTAAAACTTAAAGAGCTCGATATTAACCTGCCCAATGATGTCATCTTACAATGTTTAACCCACAAGTCGTTTGCTCATGGCTCTAAACCTTATAATGAGAAATTATGCCTTTTAGGTACtcaatttctcaagtaTCAAGCTTCAATACACTCATTAAAACAATCCGACCTTCTTTCACCGGTGGGAGAGGGTAAAGTTCAACAGTCTatcaaaggtttgaatTTCACAAATTTGGGTACTCAACTGGGAAAGTTGCTGATCTCCAGACCCGTAACGGCTCGttttatcaaagagaagaacttggaCTCATTAATCTTCTGGAAAATGAAGGATCCGTTGAGAGACTCACATCACAATGGTGAAACTACGATTTATTCCACCGTTCTAAACGCTTTGGTAGGTGGAATCCTAGCAACAAACGGCCCTACTAAGGCGATTGAATTCGTGAACAGCGTCCTGTTGAACAGCGAGTCGGACGTTTCATTGGTCAAGATTGCAAATGAACATTTTCAAGCAAAGGATACACAACGATAG